Proteins found in one Labrus bergylta chromosome 8, fLabBer1.1, whole genome shotgun sequence genomic segment:
- the LOC109986625 gene encoding uncharacterized protein isoform X8, translated as MATMTTEASAVSEADTEGKQKASGAEPEPEPEPENKQKPEAAVSDPEGEPSSKKAQEQTSEPGTAEVATSPEEEQLKPRTRTSAGKGLSRLFSSFLKRRSQCSEGEGFEAEKAREDKADTEEKADKAGEKKEGEVKGEEEEVKVEEKKPEEKPEAKEVKKKDEANVEKKEEKKKEEEKVEKKGSKKKKKEAKKKVEKKDADKVKQEEVKREEEKVKKEDKKDDEQVKKDEEKDEENVKKEEKKEDEKVNKEEKKEDEKAQQSVEKEEDKSETKEEKEPTDVKDKEAEAEKKESKEGENTDKKVAKRKEKEEKVKKKEEEKAKRKAEEEERHKKREEEKAKKKEEEKAREAEKAKKKEEKAKEAEKAKKKEEEKAKKKEEEKAKEEKAKKKEEEKTKEEPTKKDEEKVKEEVKKKDEEKEEEKTEKKQKKEEEKGKKKEKGKNKGKKEGKSQSDEQVKAPIAAPEPELKTEPEAEQAPDQHSVSSAETQPAQEKHKDEESINKEPDAVEEVKEDDTEKKEEEPTEQNNDAEEEEKAKEVTKKEKPAKEKKTEKKPEEAKGSKRLKTMQCKVTLLDDTLFECELDKHAKGQELITKVCDHVNLLEKDYFGLAHGETTTSKTWLEATKEIRKQVPGAVYEFTFNVKFYPPDPAQLTEDLTRYFLCVQLRKDIMSGVLPCSFVTLSLLGSYAAQSELGEYDPETHGTDYVKDLSLAPGQSKELEDKVMELHRTYRSMSPAQADMLFLENAKKLAMYGVDLHQAKDLDGVDITLGVCSGGLMVYKDKLRINRFPWPKVLKISYKRSSFFIKIRPSELEQYESTIGFKLPNYKASKKLWKVCVENHTFFRVPTVEPPSSRRFLVLGSKFRYSGRTQAQTRQASSMIDRPAPRFTRSASKRLSRNLDGSMSAGDETLQLLQQLSASVRTEVDDWSLMTSDQPWPSSVFPASGESEQTFIQSWEEGQSVHTVRVSQQDTETSSQTTTVTELLTDEQQGWRKEDLWSALLDRHPPFPFAPPFDYVKQPAKLSLSKMSSMDRLLQPSTAQQDDWFVYFDHILSLLSPEQFPPSAQIELREEDEQVVYDSEQEPTNEEKINRLQEMVMLVDKLTEAEVLERNLREVRYLEDRLQEVDEMAEKLQEVIEEELGKEEVEKLRKEFAETELEQHVRVGGVTKTVVIKSIRSIEKEDGEEDELEQQIKEVFLKGLYEEEEAEGEQETKIEVIGESQFDDNLIEKLRGIEQEWKEEAEVKMSGVPGTTSVVAYQKVEPRIKKKVTIVEEREPNQEIMVGRMLEESLEKEEAWCEIEGQAEDEREAEYGEIWFILFDRPPYTSVVKPQVVTVERAQVDEGEYFTSNSESTTFEEKIEITALEKKTKLFVEERKVEEEEVWRASEIPPQQTAIERDDDWFILLDVIPRQTPYVPPVSSKRRGELDAESFVLVVETAAVQEIGEEVSEERTIIEKAPRELQVIPLQPVTDRDDDFFVLLDVVPRETSYVQPERVEVSPEERVSLVEIKNVKKREESSEVVTSGVEMKHPQSEKQVVALPQSVRQIEDDWFLLLEASTRETYVQQVTAEEYVPEESISVQSDIIKVASREKVVVEEIAGIVLEKEDKNLSEQILPEQKIPEAVRERDDDWFLLLDVIPRETEFVPPASLAATSQMFATVQPRIEVKSTEQTLQQVEFEQIRLQPSQPLQQKDDDWFGLFDAIREEAVIVPSVSPVEIVPDMRKLSEVEVKTTETTTWKEMIIGVETRQVETRLSEIRTSQAALLSEREGGDDWFGLFDIVREKPFVIPPVAVVERFVDVVAAAEQKPKLFMEDVKHAVKFVEIEAPQPRQVDDDWFVLLDVAERTSVAVDERLRIPPEVRPAKVLEVKEQRAQQRVTVVEERWQQGKVVQQKPRPEVREVEDDWFILLDVATKKSVAGLERVQFPAEKRAPPAATKTLTVISKMRPQFEERILDERRPVTPTHIHDDWFVLLDVGQKKSVVSTHRGTRPVSAPVFSQAALAEAGIPMAPFDQPQTSTPIKTGRLEERKLEVTVEAVEPSKVEAVVEVKHESEAMSTEVVRMRKEFDKPQEDLLKHHASISELKRNFMEAVPEQRPSEWDKRLSTHSPFRTLGINGQPLPSADGSACISLLCNGSETKASHTKTSTNVGFSGKTSPTVSHTSEPDSGDSLLGDPVEEESFDQEEVVVFETSLLPIIEEEMAQLPSSLDPCCRGLNETQEEEEGSNPEVMEGSGRIVGSSQASYFRSDGPQVICCFQPPLVQTQTVTITAVSNSLSSGISTTEVPVVPTKTFIYASSKETDDGTEDKDGTTTSSSKTVTTENIGGTSVTTTTTHISKVVKSGSSESRVEKRIVITADSDMDQDKEKADGASAL; from the exons TGGCTACCATGACAACAGAGGCGAGTGCGGTGAGCGAGGCAGACACTGAGGGCAAGCAGAAGGCCAGTGGGGCAGAACCAGAGCCAGAACCTGAACCAGAGAACAAGCAGAAACCAGAGGCGGCAGTGTCTGACCCAGAGGGGGAGCCTTCAAGCAAGAAGGCCCAGGAGCAGACCTCCGAGCCTGGGACTGCAGAAGTAGCTACCTCCCCTGAGGAGGAGCAGCTGAAACCTCGTACCCGGACCTCGGCTGGCAAAGGTCTGTCAcgcctcttctcctctttcctcaAACGGCGCTCGCAGTGCTCTGAGGGAGAGGGGTTTGAGGCAGAGAAAGCCAGGGAGGACAAGGCAGACACAGAGGAAAAGGCCGACAAggcaggagagaagaaggagggagaagtgaaaggtgaagaggaggaggttaaGGTAGAAGAGAAGAAACCAGAAGAGAAACCAGAGGcaaaagaagtgaaaaagaaagatgaagcaaatgtagagaaaaaagaggagaaaaagaaagaggaagaaaaagttGAGAAGAAGggcagtaaaaagaaaaaaaaagaagccaagaaGAAAGTAGAGAAAAAGGATGCagacaaagtaaaacaggaagaggtgaaaagggaagaggaaaaggtgaaaaaagaagacaaaaaggatgatgaacaggtgaaaaaagatgaggaaaaggatgaggaaaatgtaaaaaaggaagagaaaaaagaggatgaaaaggtgaataaagaagagaaaaaagaggatgaaaaagcacaacagagtgtagaaaaggaggaggacaagtcagagacaaaagaagaaaaggagccCACCGATGTAAAAGACAAGGAGGCAgaagcagaaaagaaagagagtaaagagggagaaaacactgacaaaaaagttgcaaagaggaaagaaaaggaggaaaaggtaaagaagaaggaagaggaaaaagcaaagaggaaagcagaggaagaagaaaggcacaagaagagagaagaagagaaagctaagaagaaagaggaggaaaaggcaAGAGAGGCCGAAAAagcaaagaagaaagaagaaaaagcaaaagaggcagaaaaggcaaagaagaaagaggaagaaaaagccaaaaagaaggaggaggagaaggcaAAAGAGGAGAAagctaaaaagaaagaagaggagaagacaaAAGAGGAGCCCACAAAGAAGGACGAAGAAAAGGTGAAGgaagaagtgaagaaaaaagacgaggaaaaagaggaggaaaagacagagaaaaaacaaaagaaagaagaggaaaaagggaagaaaaaggagaaagggaAGAACAAGGGAAAAAAGGAGGGGAAAAGTCAAAGTGACGAGCAGGTGAAAGCACCGATTGCTGCTCCAGAGCCTGAACTTAAAACTGAGCCAGAAGCTGAACAAGCTCCAGATCAGCACTCAGTCAGCAGtgcagagacacag CCAGctcaagagaaacacaaagacgaAGAGTCGATAAATAAGGAGCCAGACGCTGTGGAAGAAGTGAAGGAGGAcgacacagagaaaaaagaggaagaaccGACTGAGCAGAATAACGACgccgaggaagaggagaaggcaAAGGAGGTAACgaagaaagaaaaacctgcGAAAGAAAAGAAGACGGAGAAGAAACCAGAAGAGGCTAAAGGCTCCAAACGTCTGAAAACCATGCAATGCAAAGTCACCTTACTGGACGACACtctgtttgagtgtgagctGGAT AAACATGCTAAAGGCCAAGAGCTTATAACAAAGGTGTGTGACCATGTTAATCTGCTGGAGAAAGATTACTTCGGCCTCGCTCATGGGGAAACCACAACAAGCAAG ACTTGGTTGGAAGCCACCAAAGAGATCAGGAAACAGGTTCCAGGTGCTGTTTATGAGTTTACGTTCAACGTGAAGTTTTACCCTCCAGACCCTGCTCAGCTCACTGAGGATCTCACCAG GTACTTTCTGTGTGTCCAGCTGAGAAAGGACATCATGAGCGGTGTTCTTCCCTGTTCTTTTGTCACACTGTCCCTGCTGGGTTCATACGCAGCCCAGTCGGAGCTCGGAGAGTACGACCCGGAGACACATGGGACAGACTACGTGAAAGATCTGAGCCTGGCTCCTGGACAGAGCAAAGAGCTAGAGGACAAAGTGATGGAGCTGCACCGCACATACAG GTCAATGAGTCCAGCTCAAGCAGACATGTTGTTTCTGGAAAATGCCAAGAAGCTCGCCATGTATGGAGTTGACCTGCATCAGGCCAAG GATCTGGATGGTGTTGACATCACATTGGGAGTTTGCTCCGGTGGTCTGATGGTTTACAAGGACAAGCTGAGGATCAACCGTTTCCCCTGGCCTAAAGTGCTCAAGATCTCCTACAAACGTAGCAGCTTCTTTATCAAGATCAGACCATCGGAG CTAGAGCAATATGAAAGCACAATCGGCTTCAAACTTCCCAACTACAAAGCATCGAAGAAGCTGTGGAAAGTTTGCGTTGAAAACCATACCTTCTTCCG TGTTCCCACAGTAGAGCCTCCATCATCTCGTCGCTTCCTCGTCTTGGGATCTAAGTTCCGGTACAGCGGGCGCACTCAGGCCCAGACCCGCCAGGCCAGCTCCATGATCGACCGCCCCGCCCCTCGATTCACACGCTCTGCAAGCAAGAGGCTGTCCCGTAACCTAGATGGAAGTATGT CAGCTGGAGATGAAActctccagctcctgcaacaaCTCTCAGCATCagtcaggactgaagttgatgATTGGTCACTGATGACATCTGACCAACCCTGGCCTTCTTCTGTATTCCCAG CCAGTGGGGAGTCAGAGCAGACTTTCATTCAGTCCTGGGAGGAGGGACAGTCTGTTCACACAGTCAGAGTGAGCCAGCAGGACACTGAGACGAGCTCTCAGACCACCACAGTGACAGAGCTGTTGACGGATGAGCAACAAGGATGGAGAAAGGAAGACTTGTGGTCTGCCCTACTTGATCGCCATCCTCCTTTTCCCTTTGCCCCACCTTTTGATTATGTGAAACAGCCAG CTAAGCTCAGCTTGTCAAAAATGAGCTCAATGGATAGACTACTGCAACCATCAACAGCACAGCAAGATGATTGGTTTGTTTACTTCGACCACATCCTGAGCCTTCTCTCCCCTGAACAAT tccctccctctgctcaGATCGAGCTTCGGGAAGAGGATGAGCAGGTCGTCTATGATTCAGAGCAGGAGCCGACCAATGAGGAGAAAATTAACAGGCTGCAGGAAATGGTGATGTTGGTAGACAAGCTGACAGAGGCAGAAGTTTTAGAAAGGAATCTAAGGGAAGTGAGGTATTTGGAGGACAGGCTCCAGGAAGTGGATGAGATGGCAGAGAAACTTCAGGAAGTAATAGAAGAGGAATTAGGTAAGGAGGAGGTGGAAAAGTTAAGAAAGGAATTTGCAGAGACAGAGCTGGAGCAACATGTGCGAGTGGGAGGTGTAACAAAAACTGTGGTGATAAAATccataaggagcatagaaaaaGAAGACGGTGAAGAGGATGAACTGGAGCAGCAGATAAAGGAGGTGTTCTTGAAAGGCTTgtatgaggaggaagaggccgAGGGGGAGCAGGAGACTAAAATAGAGGTCATAGGTGAGAGTCAGTTTGATGACAACTTGATAGAGAAGCTGCGCGGGATAGAACAGGAATGGAAGGAGGAAGCTGAGGTCAAGATGTCAGGCGTCCCTGGTACCACTTCTGTAGTAGCTTACCAGAAGGTGGAGCCTAGGATCAAGAAGAAAGTGACTATTGTGGAAGAGCGAGAGCCTAATCAAGAAATAATGGTCGGCAGGATGTTAGAGGAGAGCCTAGAAAAAGAGGAGGCATGGTGTGAGATTGAAGGGCAGGCTGAGGATGAACGTGAGGCGGAATATGGCGAAATCTGGTTCATACTGTTTGACCGTCCTCCATACACATCTGTTGTCAAACCACAAG TTGTGACTGTGGAACGTGCTCAGGTGGATGAAGGCGAGTATTTCACCTCAAACAGCGAGAGTACAACCTTTGAGGAGAAAATTGAGATTACAGCTCTTGAGAAAAAGACCAAGCTTTTTGTGGAAGAAAGGAAAgtggaagaagaggaagtaTGGCGTGCCTCTGAGATTCCTCCACAACAGACCGCCATAGAAAGAGACGATGACTGGTTTATTTTGCTGGATGTAATTCCCAGACAAACTCCTTATGTACCACCAG TTTCTTCGAAGAGAAGAGGCGAGTTAGACGCAGAAAGTTTTGTCCTGGTGGTGGAAACTGCAGCTGTGCAGGAGATTGGAGAAGAAGTGTCCGAAGAGAGAACGATAATAGAAAAGGCACCAAGAGAGCTACAAGTAATCCCACTGCAGCCAgtgacagacagagatgatgaCTTTTTTGTGTTGCTTGATGTTGTTCCCAGAGAAACATCATATGTTCAACCAG AGCGTGTTGAAGTGTCTCCAGAGGAACGTGTCTCTctggttgaaataaaaaacgTCAAAAAACGGGAGGAAAGCTCAGAAGTTGTGACATCAGGCGTAGAAATGAAACACCCGCAAAGTGAAAAGCAAGTAGTAGCCCTTCCACAGTCTGTGAGACAGATAGAAGATGACTGGTTTTTGCTGCTGGAGGCTTCCACCAGAGAAACATATGTACAACAAG TTACCGCAGAAGAGTATGTTCCTGAAGAAAGCATTTCCGTCCAATCTGACATAATCAAAGTGGCGTCCAGAGAGAAGGTCGTAGTGGAAGAAATTGCAGGAATTGTGCTTGAGAAAGAGGACAAGAATCTTTCCGAGCAAATCCTTCCAGAGCAGAAAATACCTGAAGCAGTCAGGGAAAGAGATGACGACTGGTTTCTTCTGCTGGATGTCATTCCTAGAGAAACTGAATTTGTGCCTCCAG cgTCTCTGGCAGCCACAAGCCAAATGTTTGCAACTGTTCAACCTCGAATTGAAGTGAAAAGCACAGAGCAGACGTTGCAGCAGGTTGAGTTTGAGCAGATTAGACTGCAGCCTTCACAGCCTCTGCAACAGAAAGATGATGACTGGTTTGGGCTGTTTGATGCTATTCGCGAAGAGGCAGTCATAGTACCATCAG TTTCTCCTGTTGAGATTGTTCCGGATATGAGGAAGTTGTCGGAGGTTGAGGTGAAAACCACAGAGACCACAACATGGAAGGAGATGATAATTGGTGTGGAGACCAGACAGGTTGAGACACGTTTGTCTGAAATTAGAACAAGCCAAGCTGCACTGCTTTccgagagagaaggaggagacgATTGGTTTGGTCTGTTCGACATCGTGCGTGAAAAGCCTTTTGTCATACCACCAG TTGCTGTGGTTGAGCGTTTTGTGGATGTGGTAGCAGCTGCTGAACAAAAACCAAAACTCTTCATGGAAGATGTAAAGCATGCTGTTAAGTTTGTGGAGATTGAAGCACCACAACCAAGACAGGTGGATGATGACTGGTTTGTGCTGCTGGATGTTGCAGAAAGGACATCAG TGGCTGTGGATGAACGTCTCCGTATACCTCCTGAAGTCAGACCAGCCAAAGTGTTAGAAGTCAAAGAGCAGAGAGCACAGCAAAGAGTTACGGTAGTGGAGGAGAGGTGGCAGCAGGGTAAGGTGGTGCAGCAGAAACCACGCCCGGAAGTGAGAGAGGTGGAGGATGATTGGTTTATTCTGCTGGACGTGGCCACTAAGAAATCAG TCGCTGGCCTTGAGCGCGTCCAGTTCCCAGCAGAGAAGAGAGCTCCACCTGCTGCAACCAAAACACTGACTGTTATTTCAAAGATGAGACCTCAGTTTGAGGAACGGATCCTGGATGAAAGACGTCCTGTCACGCCTACACACATTCATGATGATTGGTTTGTTCTTCTAGATGTTGGACAAAAGAAGTCAG TGGTGAGCACACACAGGGGCACCCGTCCCGTCAGTGCTCCGGTCTTCTCCCAGGCCGCTCTGGCAGAGGCAGGCATCCCCATGGCCCCTTTCGATCAGCCCCAGACCTCCACCCCCATCAAGACCGGCCGTCTGGAGGAGAGGAAGCTGGAGGTCACCGTAGAAGCTGTGGAGCCCTCAAAGGTCGAGGCTGTGGTTGAGGTCAAG CACGAGTCTGAGGCCATGAGCACGGAGGTGGTGCGAATGCGAAAG GAGTTTGATAAACCTCAGGAGGATCTGCTCAAGCATCATGCCAGCATCAGCGAGCTGAAGAGGAACTTCATGGAAGCCGTCCCGGAGCAGAGGCCCAGTGAGTGGGACAAGCGCCTGTCCACACACTCTCCGTTCCGCACCCTGGGGATCAATGGTCAGCCTCTGCCCAGTGCAGATGGG AGTGCGTGCATTAGTCTCCTTTGCAATGGTTCAGAGACGAAGGCTTCGCATACCAAAACCAGCACCAACGTGGGCTTTTCAGGCAAAACGAGTCCCACTGTGAGCCACACGAGTGAGCCTGATAGTGGTGATTCCCTCCTCGGTGATCCAGTTGAGGAAGAGTCTTTTGATCAGGAGGAGGTCGTAGTGTTTGAGACCTCCTTACTGCCCATCATAGAGGAGGAGATGGCGCAGCTGCCTTCCTCCCTCGACCCCTGCTGTAGAGGTTTAAATGAgacccaagaagaagaagaaggatcAAACCCAGAAGTGATGGAGGGCTCGGGGAGGATAGTTGGATCTTCCCAAGCTTCCTATTTCAGGAGCGATGGTCCACAGGTCATATGCTGCTTCCAG CCCCCTCTGGTGCAGACCCAGACTGTCACCATCACAGCTGTCTCCAACTCCTTATCCAGTGGCATCTCCACCACAGAGGTCCCTGTCGTCCCCACCAAGACCTTCATCTATGCCTCTTCAAAG GAGACAGATGATGGAACAGAAGACAAAGATGGCACAACCACGTCTAGCTCCAAGACCGTCACCACGGAGAACATCGGTGGCACCTCAGTCACCACCACTACCACTCACATCTCAAAG GTAGTGAAAAGCGGATCTTCGGAGAGTCGTGTGGAGAAGAGAATCGTTATAACTGCAGACTCTGATATGGACCAAGATAAG GAGAAGGCTGACGGAGCATCAGCATTGTAA